The following coding sequences are from one Nicotiana tabacum cultivar K326 chromosome 1, ASM71507v2, whole genome shotgun sequence window:
- the LOC107784101 gene encoding cytokinin riboside 5'-monophosphate phosphoribohydrolase LOG8 → MESNNRSKFKRICVFCGSNPGHRKVFSDAAIDLGNELVSRKIDLVYGGGSVGLMGLISQRVYEGGCHVLGVIPKALVPIEISGESVGDVKIVSDMHERKAEMASQADAFIALPGGYGTMEETLEMITWAQLGIHKKPVGLLNVEGYYNSLLTLFDNGVEEGFIKPGARDIVLAAPTARELLSKMEQYTPSHDHVAPHESWQMEELAYPKEQSP, encoded by the exons ATGGAAAGCAATAATAGAAGCAAGTTTAAGAGAATCTGTGTTTTCTGTGGAAGCAATCCTGGCCATAGGAAAGTCTTCAGTGATGCTGCTATTGACTTGGGGAATGAATTG GTAAGTAGGAAGATTGACTTGGTGTATGGTGGTGGAAGTGTTGGATTGATGGGGTTGATTTCCCAGAGAGTCTATGAGGGAGGTTGCCATGTCCTTGG GGTCATCCCAAAAGCTCTTGTTCCTATTGAG ATATCAGGTGAAAGTGTTGGTGATGTAAAGATTGTTTCGGACATGCATGAGCGGAAAGCTGAAATGGCTAGTCAAGCTGATGCCTTTATTGCACTTCCAG GAGGATATGGAACCATGGAGGAGACTCTGGAAATGATAACATGGGCACAACTTGGAATTCACAAAAAACCG GTTGGTTTGCTAAATGTTGAGGGTTATTATAATTCTTTGCTTACACTATTTGACAATGGTGTTGAAGAAGGTTTCATCAAGCCAGGGGCTCGTGACATTGTTCTTGCTGCTCCTACAGCCAGAGAGCTTTTAAGCAAGATGGAG CAATATACTCCTTCACATGACCATGTTGCACCCCATGAAAGCTGGCAGATGGAGGAGTTGGCTTATCCAAAGGAACAGTCTCCATGA